The Stegostoma tigrinum isolate sSteTig4 chromosome 22, sSteTig4.hap1, whole genome shotgun sequence DNA segment ttgctggccaggcagcatttattgctcatccctcggaaagagtcaaccgcattgctgtggatctggagtcacatctacgcagaccaggtaaggatcatgttttctctccctaaaggacattggtgaaccagatgcattttatCCCTGACAACCATCAACTTCatagcagattttttttattgtatttatattccaccacctgccttggtgggattccaacctgggtcctcagaaaaTTGTCCGGATCTCTGAACTAATAGTCTAGCcgtaatagcactaggccatcaccttcccctaAAGTACAGCAAAGAAAGATTTGAGGTAGATGCTGCCATAAGGGGATGAGTTCtacattccaggcaacatctgatAAACCAACAATTTATGTGTCCTTCCCATTTTTTAATATGCAATGAATCTTAAACGTATTTTTTTGGTGACAGTTGAGGAAGCAGAGAAGGGATAATGAGGTGACAGAAGATACTAGGGGAACTTTTTTCTTCtaactttcagttttaatttgaaACTTTGCACAATGTAAAAGCAAAGGAAATAAAAGTAAATGCCAGAGCTTTGTCAAGCTCTGAAAATGACAGGTATAATAGCAACCCCCTCAGTTGTAAAACACAATACAAATTACCTAAAAGCTTTGACACAAGTCGCTGGTTCAGTTGAATTTCAATCATCAGTTTGAAACAGAAGCTGTCTCTCACTGTTTTGAGTCATAATGAATGTTGTGTAGTTGAAGTACATGACCATGTCTCAATTATCATTGCACTCCACATTTTAAACCGTACATTTCATCCTTTATTCAAACTATCATTCAACAATTAAATATTTCTCTATTACCTGAGAAGATATTCAACTATTCTTAAATTTTTAGGTTTGTTTTCTTCTGGCATTTGTAATAAATGTCCTTCATTTCACAATTCCTAGGTGAGGATAAACGTCTTCAGTCATTGACTGCTGATTCAGTCATAAGCAAAATGGTGGGCCTGATTTTGCTGCACTGTGATATGAACAGCTAATTACCTATTTGTGAACTTTACATTTGATTAATGGCAATGCAGCAAACAGAACACCAAAGTGAACATGCCAAATCTCCATTGGCTAAAGAAGTAATAACTAACGGAGCAGGGGATTTGGGATTTGATCCATCAAAACAAATCATTCTGTACATCATATTCAGTCTCTCCACATCAATGGTGCTCAATTTATTTGATTGCCTAATCTCCAAATCAGCAGCTGCCAAATCCTAATAACAGATTCAGTAGAAATTAAACAATGATTGGAATCACAGAATAATTTTGAGAGAGTGTGTTACCAGCAGATAACACTGGCAGCAGTTGTTCTGAAACAGTATTGCAACTGTCAGGGTCAGAAATATTCTGGGTTGTTTATGAAGTTGTTAGAATGAGAATACTTTTCTATGGGATTTCATCAACATGACAGTTTTTAAAAGCTAGAAAAAAGTCTGCCTCTTGACCTAGACATGTCTTCTTGCTTCCTTGAACTTTTCTATGGTGTTCATGTTAGAAACTGCACATAATTATTCAGAACCCTCTGAATATACTAAAACGTTCCATGGAAATCCACCAAAAGTACTCAACCTTGTAAATAcaatttgggatatctgattAATTCTGTAGTCGTCCTAGGAATCTTTCAATGTAGTGATGCACTAGCAGGGAACCGTTGAGTGGACAGCTGCAGGCAAAACATCCCAGGAGTTGGAGCCCAAGCAACCGAGCACAACAATTAATGGTTGAGCAATTAATGTCTGGGATGCTGAAGAAAGGTACAAacatctcagagggttgtggtaGACAgagatgatgggacagtgtaTCTGGAAACAAAGATGAGTGTTTAAAATCAGCATTCATAATTCCCAAAATCAAAAACAGCACAAAAATCGCTGTGAGCCATCAGACCTGGCATTTGGATTACAACATCACGCGCTCAATCTGACCTGAGAATTTTCCATTCTAATAGAAGCCACAATTATTGCACTTCGAGGATTGTGGGATTTGGATAATCCATTGCTATTTTTGATTGACCTTCTGCGTCACATACTGCAATTTCTGTAACGCTAGGTCAGTGTCCTCCTCTGATACATCTACATGCCAAACAGCTCGGACCGTGCGCCCATACACTGGGCTCATTAACACTCGAACACTACATCCCATCACAGTCATTTCATCCTCTGTCACCTCTGCCATCTTGTCACAGAATTCTTCGGGTGAGAGTCTTGGGTCATTCACTGTGAGCATTAGAATATTTGTTTCCACTGCATCAATATCGACGTCGCATATGGAGGAAGCAAACGTCTGAACACCTGTGAACAAGATTTACcaagtcagtcagtcactgaagAGCGTTTATAGGAATAACAGTTGTCCATTAAGCCCTTTAAGTTTATTCTGCTTTTTAATGAAATCACAGCTGCTCAGCATTGTCATAATTGCAACTCActtgccccatatcctttgatactTGTTGGCTAAACAGGAGATGAGTGGTGTATACAGATGTCACAGTATGCGGTTGATTAATCAGAACAGCAAAACAAATGCAATCCAGTATGCAGTATTTTGCCCAATGGTCTACTATTACCTTTCAGTTCTGTAGGTTGTACTTGTTAACATCGCTGATCTTTATCTACCTGTGGTCAGTAGCCCATCAATTTTCAGTAAAAATGCTTTCAAATTTATATTTGGCAATTAACTGTTAAGCCAGTTTAAGTTTCAAAAGATTCTTTCACAAACCATAGCAACACAGGACACATGCGGCTGATATGGCACACAGAGTGGAACACAACTAGGATTACATATTATGTAAATTATTTAGCACTTCAATTCCCCATCCACATTGAATACATTCTGCATGACTTCCAGTCAAATTCCAGAGGTACATGTTCTACACTGCAAATTCCAAAAACATTTAATTTGAGGAGAGAATCTACCCCTTGACTGATAAGTTGTTCTTTGAATAATTCCAATGTTTAATGATTAGTCTGCAGCAATTCACACACCGAGGTGTTACAACAGAAGCTGTCACTTTGTGAATGCTGTTTTCCCAAGTCATTCCGTGGTCTAGCAGTGACCCAGCAGCAGATTGACACAATTGTTCGTTGCAAAGAACTGACAGAAGACTCAAGGCAGAGGTTCATAATCAGAACTGGACATGGATTAGATTACTTTGGTAAACCACACAGAAGTACAATACACTGCATTCTCCAAGTCCTGATGAACGGGTAGAGCCAACTATCCTGGTCAATCGTTTCCATTGGCAGCTTCAAATTTATGATTCAGGCAGTGTCACTGTTGAAGTTCCTGGTCTTTCTCCAGAACAGAGGAgcaggattgttttccttagaacagagaaggctgaggggtgacatgattgagtGAAGAGGAGGAACCTGGTTCCCTTGGCAGAGACAGTCCAAAAACAAAAACTCAGATTCACATGAAGTGGCAGGAGGATTAGAGGCAACATGAGGGAagatttttatacagagggtaatgggtatctggaattcactgtctgagttggtggtggaggcagaggcctaaacacatttaagaagtatctgcATCTGCACCTTAAGTGATGTAAGCTGCAGGGCAATGAGTTGTGTACAGGCAGACGGGACTGGAGAGGacatctgggtgtctttgggtcAACACAGTcaagatgggttgaatggctccCTTCTGAGCTGTATCATTTGTATGGTTTTATGGTTCTACATTCAACTGGGACCACAACTGGAGCTTCCTCTGTATTTATGCTCACTCTCCTGGCAGCTACCATTCGTCCTTCATCTTCCACCATTCAACACTGCCTCTAGCTTTCATTGCAACCTCAACAATGTGGTGGACTCTACAGGACAAATGATAAGATGCTGTTCTAGTCCTGGACCACTCAGGTGCTGTTTTCCATGGAATTACCACAATGAAGGAGGCCATTCGCTCCATTGTGTTCAAACTGACTCTTCAAAAGATCTGTATACTTAGTGTTACTCTTCTGCACTCTCCTCATAACCATTACCAGAGAAAATCTAATTCCCTTCTGAAAAATTTCAATAAACCTGCCTCCCTTACACTctaaggcagtgcattccaggccttaacaactcactgagtgaaaataaATCTCAGCTTTCTTGatcttgatccttccaccaatagGAAGGACCTATTGGACCTCACGATTTTAAATATCACCATCAACATTCCTTTCTCCATGGAAAATCATCGTAATTTCTTTGATCTATCTTTAAAACTGGAGTTCCACTTCTCTGGAAATattcttgtaattcttttctgccCTAAAGCGtagaaaccagaattgaatacaatactccagttgaggccgAAGCAACAACTTATACACATGTAGaataacctccttgcttttgtactctctgCCCAGAAGCCCCTCAGTCACTGTGGTGTCCTGCTGCATTCTTGATGACCTGACCTGACCCGACCCTctagtggggtgtgggacatgagGATGGTGAGACCCTGCAATGAAACAGTTCATTGGGGAAGGAGCCCATAACTTTCACAGCTATGAGTTAACTGCTGAAGAGTGGGATTGGTGTAGATTGGTTGGCTCAGACTTAATGGGCCCAAGAGCCTCTTCTATGACTCCATTAGTAAGTGCTGAGCTGTTTCAGAGGACATCTTCTATGCATCTGTTAGTACAGGTATTTCAGCCTCCCCTCCTATGCCTGCCTTCAGTCTGGGTCAGGGGCACTGGGCTGAGACATTCCTGGAAAATCCCTAATGTTCAAGGAATCTTCACAAGATCTTTGCACCGCTCTTGGTGGAGCAGGAGCAACTCTCTGTTCAGTGCCATCTCCTCCTGCCTTCTGTTCCTTCTCCTGCTCTTTCCTGAATTTGTCCAGAGGCTTCACTGTCATGGTGGCCACTCCCATTTTATGTCCGTCATCTCACCTTACATTCCCAGTCAGGGCCACAATAAAAACAACTTCAAGATATCTGGCTTAAAGCGTCTTTGTTTAcgcagaatgaaaaaaaaagggaaACCTCTAGTCAGGGAGAGGAAACAGGCACCCCAGTCACACACTTAACAAGATGTGCTGGCTCCTCACCCCTCTGGGAAGAGGACCTTCCCCATTTCACTCATGGCCTCCAACATTAGGTCGAGGTTGTTATTGAAGAATGAAAGTACTGTCTAGACCCAGTAGACAGGTATCCCGCTCCCACGTGGCATCTCGCTTTCCTCGAGTGCTGTGGAAGGCTTTAGTGAAATCCTGAGGGAGACAACCAGTGAAGGCAAAATCTGTTCCTGCCACTGTGGCTCAAAGTGAACAAGACTGGTGGCCCCGTCAAGACTCACCCTCATGAAAATCTGAATCCTAACCAGTCACCCAGCCACAGGCAGGTTTCTGATCCAGAAACAGGCATGGCTCCTGCTTCCCCATCTCCATCCAAAAATAATTCAGCCCGCAGATCTCAACTTACGATCTCCTCGGACCCGAAGTGATCTAGACCGGGATGATCTGACACCTCAGCCATAGGGGGATTGAGCCTGGATTGGCCACTAGGACAGGGAAGCAGGCACAGCTCCGTATTCTGCTTCTGCAATATCTGAACTATCCCATGCATCAAACATCACCAGCTCCCCTTCCTTCAGCACATGGCTGATGTGGTTCAGACAGATACACTGTCTCTCAGTCCCGTCATCACATCAGGCTATTTCACTTGTGCACATTTGCTTCCTTGCAGTTTATCCtgggataaaagcaaaatactgcagatgctggaatctgaaataaatctggatgtgggaaatctgaaacaagttcatccagctgtacaccttgttatctcagattctccagcatctgcagttcctaccatctcagaAAATATTCCAAAGTTACATCagactgtttttctctctacacagatgctgctggacctgctgagtttctccaacattccctGTGTTTTGTTTCAGACAGACAGTGTACAGGATTGGGTACATTGGAATGGACAGAACTCAAATCAACATTATGTTGAGAGAAATTTTACCGCTAAAGGGGGTGAATCAAAACATTTTCAAGTGTCGGTACCTTGGGCAAACTTCCTGGCATTTCTGTGATCATCCTGGAGCCTGTCGACCATATTGGAGATGGAGAGGAGTCCTGCTGCAGCTAACACCCCAGCTTGCCTCATGCCCCCTCCAAGCACCTTTCGCACCCGGACAGCCTGCTCAATAAATTCCCTTCGGCCTCCGATGAGTGCGCCGACTGGAGCTCCTAAACCCTGCAAaacccacaaacacacaatcaGCCCAACATGCAAAACCCCATCAGAGGTAGAGAGAGATCAGCCAGCCCAAGGAAATTCAGCTTACAATCCCGGGCGAACATCTTCCCCTTGAGCCAGGATATCCAAAGCCGCAACTTTAATGTTGGTGCTGCCTCCCGCTGCCGGACCCTGTGATGTGACGAACCATCACCCTTATCACTCGCAGCTCCTTCGTCAGAACCATCTATTCTAATTCCAGTTCCTGTCTAGCCTCTGTCATTCTTGACTTTCCCTCTTCAAATACAACAATAGTCCCCTCTTAACTGATGGTACAGCATTTGTGTCAATGTTCGCTTGAGCCAGAATCTTCCACGTTATAACAACCTGTcgcaaaaatgtttctttttatttcctcCTTCCAACAATAATCCTGAATTTCTGAGCATTATCAGTGAGATGTTAACCATCGAAAACAATCACTCATTGTTCACCTTCAGAAAGCGTTTTGAAACCCTCTCTTAGATGCTCCTTAGCtttttctgaggcagtgaataaaacattaaaaacttTTCAAGATACTCAAATCAGCCTTACAGTATCTGAAAAATCTGCACCTTctttggcacggtggctcagcggttagcactgctgcctcacagcatcagggacccagatGCAATCCTACCCTCAGgtgagttcgcacattctccccgtgtctgcgtgggtttcctccgggtgctctggtttcctcccacagtccaaagatgtgcaggctaggtggattggccatgctaaattgcccataatgttcagcatgtttaggttaggtgggttagacatgggaaatacaggggtaggggaatgaattggggtgagatgctcttcggagggcagtgtgaactagttgggctgaatggcctatttccatactgatgggattctatgattctacttatTACCTTCCCGTCTTTCTCAATTTGTTCCTGAACTTCTGTTTCTAATCCTGGGATGAGGCAGCCCAGTTCTGAAGGATGGTCTCCGGACTCTAACGTTAACTCTagtttttctctccccacagatgctgcaagacccgctcagcttttccagcactttgttttgtttcagttctgAATGATTCGGCTCAAGCAATTAACTGGAGTGTTTCTCCTCCCAAAGATTTTTCTACAAGGCTTCCCCTCTTCCCAGTTGATGGCTCATACCTTGCTCAGACACACGGATACGGAGTCACAGAATTTCAGTATCTCCGAGGCCCTCATGCCCAAAGCTACCGCTGCGTTCATCAGGCGAGCTCCGTCCACATGGACGGGCAGCTTGTACTGGTCAGCAAGAGTTCGCACCTGTGCCCCGAGAAGAAAGCAACAGTTACCCTGAGGTAATGAAATGCCCActcagacagggagagagtgttGTCACTCCCAGAACCTCACACTGAGAGCGCTGGCGGTGAAGAATTCATTTTTGCAAACAGAATCATTTGTGTAAAACGTTACAGGAGCTCCGACGCTTGACGGCTCGTGTTTAGTCGCAGTGTTGCCAAGCCTCCAAGGCTGACCTGGAGTCTCCGGGAACGAACGGTTAATCACCTATGCAATGGGAATAGCGCTCAGGCAAATCATTCAAAAACACAGCATCATTTTTCACGAGTTACCAGTGACACCCAGCCGACCTCATCACTAGACCAGCCTCCACTGGCTGTACGTTGTCAGATCGCCAATCTGACATCTGGTTCTGGACAAGCAGAAATTTCCAACAACTAAATATTGTGTCAGAGAACATTTTGTCCCAGGCATAAATTATTCTCTCGCCACCAATTTCATCCCACTGCCTGATAACTGACTGAGGCTACAGACCGTTTACTTTCAATCACATACTTACACGGCAATACCCAACAAGCCTGAACTGGGTGAACAGTTAATTGCCAGACTGGGATTCCCTTGGGGAAGGGAAAAATCACATGCCCTCAGCCTCAATCTCCCTGTCTCAGGTGAATGTGTCTGTTAGGATGACACCTCAGACTCTGCCACTGGATCAGAATCCTAAAACTTCTTTCCTCAAAGCAATGTAGGTGTATCTGCACCAGATGGAAGCAACTCACTGACACCACCAGATCAATTAGGAatgaacaaatgctggcctggccagcaagaTCCATATTCCATGAcagattttaaaagaaagatgAACTCTCATCTTCTCACTGAGGATTCTCTCTGTTGCACtgtgtggcactaccactgtgtTAAATGGGATAGATTCTGAACAGATCTAGAATTGTATTAAAACCACACTATGTAACCTCATGGTCTAGCATAAACCCATACTATCATTACAATCAAACTAAGGaatcagccctggttcaatgaagcACACAGGAAGACACTCCAGGGGCCGTACCAGGCCTAGTACAAAAGAAAATCAGGCTCCGAATGGTGAGGCTGCAGGGTTACATGTGTATTACGCAAAGGAAGCACATGCTACAGAGGTAGTCAAGTGATCCCACAACCtatggatcagatcaaagcttTGAATCCAATCATTTCCAGTCATGAATGTTCGCAGATAATTAAATAATTCACTAGAGGAGGTAGCTtgacaaatatccctatcctcagtgagggggagccTAACATATCAGAAAAAGACAACGCTGAAGCTTTTGCATCCATCTTCAACTAGAAGTGCTGAGTGCATAATCTATCTTGGCTTCCTCCTTATGTCACCAGTGTTATCTTTAAGGAATATAAGGGACAGTGTCAACATGAATAGAAAATTAGCTAAGTATAAGAAACcaagtaatggtcaatggatcTTTTCAGGGTGGAGGAAGGTCTGCAGTGATTGGTATTAGGACTCTTACATATTAAGTGATCTAGATCATGGCGCGCAGCAGACAATTtaaaaatttgtagatgacacagaattgtgaactatgaggaggacagtgtagagctTCAAATGGGCATAGACAATTTGGAAGAGTGGGCAGACAGGTGACAGCAGAGTTTCAGTGCAGAGATGtctaaggtgatgcattttggtaggaagaccTTGGAGAGACAATATAAGACAAAGGATCCAATTCTaaggaggtgcaggagcagaggtcagaagtcacaggatgctagattatagcccaacaggcttgtctgaaatcacaagcttttggagtactACTTCATCAcgtaaaggagcagtgctccaaaagtctgtgatttcaaataaatctgttggactataacctggtatcctATGACTTCTAACTTATCTACCTGACACATCCACCGCAGGGGCAGGGGGACATGGCTGTATCTGTACATAAAAAGGTTACAGGCCGGTGGAGAGATCAGTTAAGAAAGCATGCAGCCTCCTGGACTTTATTAACAGGCGCATACAATACAAGAAAAGAGGAGATTATGCTGAACTTGTATAAAGAAACTAGTTACACCCAAGCTGGAatgttgtttatattttaaagccttggagaaggaaaggagaagagaaaatttgatagaggttttcaaaatcatgaagccAGAGTAGAAATAGAGAAACAGTTCTTTCATATAAATGAATTGAAAACGAggggaaaatggaattaaaagttattaccaaaagaagcaaatgtgttGTTTGAAAAAAACTTTAACCACTTGGTTTGAGCCCTTAAGTGTTGAATTGAGACAGTGAACAGTGgctagcattgcagcctcacagcaccagggacccgggtttgattccacgctggggcgactgtctgtgtggagtttgcacattctccctgtgtctgtgtgggtttcttccgggtgctccagtttcctcccacagtccaaagatgtgcaggctgggtagactggccatgctaaattgcccatagtgttcagggaggtgtagattagggggataggtctgagtgggataccctttctgtcagtgtggacttgttgggccaaagggcctgtttctacactttagggattttatgataaggcattaaatgattatttgaagagaaataatgtgcaagccATTTAATCCACTGCCTTCAGAACTCACTTCCTCCACTCTAAGATCCACTGCAACTCAAAGACATTTTTTTGACTACATCTTCCAAATCTGTGAGCTCTATCACCTCGAAGGaatagggcagcagatacacggataccctacttgcaagttcccctccaagccacaaaccATCCTGACTAGAAGCTATATGCTTTTCCTTCACCGACACTAGAATTGCCTGCAGACAAGAGAGTGTGTCTATACCCTAGCAAATGCAATGCTTCGACAATGTGGATCACCCCAACATTCAAGGGCAAGAGGGATGGGACAGCTAATGCAgcccttgccagtgacaccaataactcatgaacaaataaaacaacagATGTACTTGGTATCAATGCTGTTTGATCACTGTGCTGTGAAGCATCTTGGAAAGTTTCACTGTattaaaggcactgtataaatacCAGTTGTTACtgacagggatcagtgttgataTTGTGCTCCCCCTGGTGGCAGCATCAACCAGCAGTTACAGCTGGTGGAGAAAGTTCAGTACCTGTGCTAGACAGACTCAGGCTAAAATGGCCTAATCCCTGTTCCCTCCTCCACTCACGGTACATAGGCTTCTGCTGAGATAAAGCACAGCTTGCGCCTGGTTTAGATAAAAGTTTGACTTCAAAACTTGTGTTAGTATCCTCACCTCTTGGAGAAAGGAGAGTGGTAAAACCCGCCCTCCAGCCTCATTATGAGTGTTCTCTAGGCAAATGACACCAGTCCTGGGGTAGTGAGAGTCCGGGAAATGCTGCCGTATTTTTGATTCAACCTCATTCAAATCAAAAGTTCCATCCGGAAGATTCCTAACAACACGTGAATGAATTCCAGCAATCTGAAAAGAGAAGATACcgtcatagaaacataaaaaacaTTTGGCTGTTTGGGCCTGTCCCTCCAATC contains these protein-coding regions:
- the tha1 gene encoding threonine aldolase 1 isoform X1, coding for MLPAVLRPLRRLLPQFRYRGSEPRACLKTVDLRSDTVSQPGAAMRAAMAAARVGDDVYGEDPTVNELQGRAAELFGMEDALFVPSGTMGNLISVMCHCRERGAELIVGDQAHIHLYEQGGVAQIAGIHSRVVRNLPDGTFDLNEVESKIRQHFPDSHYPRTGVICLENTHNEAGGRVLPLSFLQEVRTLADQYKLPVHVDGARLMNAAVALGMRASEILKFCDSVSVCLSKGLGAPVGALIGGRREFIEQAVRVRKVLGGGMRQAGVLAAAGLLSISNMVDRLQDDHRNARKFAQGVQTFASSICDVDIDAVETNILMLTVNDPRLSPEEFCDKMAEVTEDEMTVMGCSVRVLMSPVYGRTVRAVWHVDVSEEDTDLALQKLQYVTQKVNQK
- the tha1 gene encoding threonine aldolase 1 isoform X3; translated protein: MEDALFVPSGTMGNLISVMCHCRERGAELIVGDQAHIHLYEQGGVAQIAGIHSRVVRNLPDGTFDLNEVESKIRQHFPDSHYPRTGVICLENTHNEAGGRVLPLSFLQEVRTLADQYKLPVHVDGARLMNAAVALGMRASEILKFCDSVSVCLSKGLGAPVGALIGGRREFIEQAVRVRKVLGGGMRQAGVLAAAGLLSISNMVDRLQDDHRNARKFAQGVQTFASSICDVDIDAVETNILMLTVNDPRLSPEEFCDKMAEVTEDEMTVMGCSVRVLMSPVYGRTVRAVWHVDVSEEDTDLALQKLQYVTQKVNQK
- the tha1 gene encoding threonine aldolase 1 isoform X2, whose product is MTNSLSNELQGRAAELFGMEDALFVPSGTMGNLISVMCHCRERGAELIVGDQAHIHLYEQGGVAQIAGIHSRVVRNLPDGTFDLNEVESKIRQHFPDSHYPRTGVICLENTHNEAGGRVLPLSFLQEVRTLADQYKLPVHVDGARLMNAAVALGMRASEILKFCDSVSVCLSKGLGAPVGALIGGRREFIEQAVRVRKVLGGGMRQAGVLAAAGLLSISNMVDRLQDDHRNARKFAQGVQTFASSICDVDIDAVETNILMLTVNDPRLSPEEFCDKMAEVTEDEMTVMGCSVRVLMSPVYGRTVRAVWHVDVSEEDTDLALQKLQYVTQKVNQK